In Stieleria varia, one genomic interval encodes:
- a CDS encoding polyketide synthase gives MLDPKLQSLLQSLRQRVRRYVVWDSVLAILAVALVAFWVGLAVDYLPVLMGGTEMPRSARGFLLLVVTVAIVFIVAKLLIGRLSKSLPDDSLALLVERHHPQLGGRLVTAVQLDRPGRQHDAHSKDLLRMVHDEAAQVIDQVDPNRVFRWQPLARKAMVAGPLLLCCIGLAIFSPQSFARAASRLTLFSDDPWPRRARLEMVGVELPLVSASEQAAEESVSREFVDNVVRLPVGSNPMLRIRADAENAEVPDVCTVYYQTDDGTRGQSNMRRVGRVRDGYQGFVLDGPPLTGLSESMTFTVQGLDDRLADYRIEAVAPPAISKMQVNVRYPEYLRTVGGEGPDLQTEYQAGLRISEGSEVTLQASSSAPLGDVDIVYEIDGQETRVNELTWNDEQSQFAITLPDFKRPTAVRMVPRDPTGISSQAPYRYFLGAVLDQPPNVTLKLDGITSAITPSARLPLSSTATDDYGVQSLTFNVVSAAGDDGEVKPAEANAPTESSVSPELDRAGNASAVIDLRDLTADGKLIALQPGSALNVFAEATDGYDLDGTHTAASELFRLQVVTPEALLALLERRELGLRSRLEQTITEMMGLRETLTGFPNGELSDDPDQEAERLRELQIRRLRVQQVQLQAQKTSEELTGIATSLEDILAEMVNNRVDSADRRERLGEGVRDPLKQIVEKPLAKLIDQIAQVERSVETPKIAAEKTEQAVQTADEVLLALNAVLDKMLDLESYNEILDMVRGLINDQEALQEETKEERKKRVRDLFK, from the coding sequence ATGCTCGATCCCAAACTTCAATCGCTACTCCAATCGCTCCGGCAACGTGTCCGCCGGTACGTCGTTTGGGATTCGGTGCTGGCTATCTTGGCCGTCGCCCTGGTCGCGTTTTGGGTCGGTTTGGCCGTCGATTACTTGCCGGTCTTGATGGGCGGCACCGAGATGCCACGCTCGGCACGCGGTTTCTTGCTGTTGGTGGTGACAGTGGCAATCGTGTTCATCGTTGCCAAGCTGTTGATTGGTCGCCTCAGCAAATCGTTGCCCGATGACTCCTTGGCGTTGTTGGTCGAGCGTCATCATCCTCAGTTGGGCGGGCGTTTGGTCACCGCCGTTCAGCTCGATCGGCCGGGGCGGCAACATGATGCGCACTCCAAAGACCTATTGCGAATGGTTCACGATGAAGCCGCTCAGGTGATCGATCAAGTCGACCCGAATCGCGTGTTTCGCTGGCAGCCGCTGGCGAGAAAAGCAATGGTGGCAGGTCCGCTGTTGTTGTGCTGCATCGGCTTGGCGATTTTTAGTCCCCAGTCATTTGCCCGCGCGGCAAGTCGGCTGACGTTGTTTTCGGATGATCCATGGCCGCGACGCGCTCGACTGGAAATGGTCGGCGTCGAGTTACCGCTCGTTTCCGCGTCCGAACAAGCCGCCGAAGAATCCGTCAGCCGCGAATTCGTTGACAACGTGGTCCGATTGCCGGTGGGCAGCAATCCGATGCTGCGAATCCGCGCCGACGCCGAGAACGCAGAAGTCCCCGATGTGTGCACCGTCTATTACCAAACCGACGACGGTACGAGAGGCCAGTCCAACATGCGACGCGTCGGTCGCGTGCGTGACGGTTACCAAGGGTTTGTCCTGGACGGTCCACCACTGACGGGCTTGAGCGAGTCGATGACGTTTACCGTTCAAGGACTCGATGACAGGTTGGCCGATTATCGAATCGAAGCCGTCGCACCGCCAGCCATTTCGAAAATGCAAGTCAATGTGCGCTACCCCGAATACCTGAGAACGGTCGGCGGCGAAGGACCAGACTTGCAGACCGAGTACCAAGCCGGTTTGCGGATCAGCGAGGGCAGCGAAGTCACCCTGCAGGCCAGCTCCAGCGCACCGCTGGGCGACGTCGACATCGTTTACGAAATCGACGGCCAGGAAACCCGCGTCAATGAATTGACTTGGAACGACGAACAATCCCAGTTCGCGATCACCTTGCCGGATTTCAAACGCCCCACAGCAGTTCGAATGGTGCCTCGTGACCCAACGGGGATTTCCTCTCAAGCACCGTATCGCTATTTCCTCGGTGCGGTACTCGACCAACCACCCAACGTCACACTGAAACTCGACGGGATCACATCGGCGATTACCCCCAGTGCACGGTTGCCTCTCAGTTCGACCGCGACCGATGACTACGGCGTTCAGTCGCTGACTTTCAATGTCGTATCCGCCGCCGGAGATGACGGCGAAGTCAAACCCGCCGAGGCAAACGCGCCGACGGAATCGTCAGTGTCCCCGGAACTGGACCGCGCGGGAAACGCCAGTGCCGTAATCGATCTGCGTGATTTGACCGCAGACGGAAAGCTGATCGCGTTGCAACCTGGCTCTGCGCTGAATGTCTTTGCCGAAGCCACCGATGGATACGATCTCGATGGAACGCACACCGCCGCAAGTGAACTGTTCCGCTTGCAAGTCGTCACACCTGAAGCACTATTGGCACTGCTGGAACGCCGCGAACTCGGCCTGCGTTCTCGGCTGGAGCAGACGATCACCGAAATGATGGGACTACGAGAGACGCTCACCGGTTTTCCCAACGGTGAGTTGAGCGACGATCCTGACCAAGAAGCCGAGCGGTTACGTGAGCTGCAGATCCGCCGACTGCGTGTTCAGCAAGTCCAACTGCAGGCGCAGAAGACCTCCGAGGAGCTGACCGGAATCGCGACTTCCTTGGAAGACATCCTGGCGGAAATGGTCAACAACCGGGTTGATTCGGCAGACCGTCGGGAACGATTGGGCGAAGGTGTCCGAGACCCGTTAAAACAAATTGTCGAGAAACCGCTCGCAAAATTGATCGACCAGATTGCCCAGGTCGAACGATCCGTCGAAACCCCGAAAATCGCGGCAGAAAAGACCGAACAGGCGGTTCAAACGGCTGACGAAGTCCTGTTAGCATTGAACGCTGTGCTGGACAAAATGCTCGATTTGGAGAGTTACAATGAAATTCTGGACATGGTCCGCGGTCTAATCAATGACCAGGAAGCCCTCCAAGAAGAAACCAAAGAGGAACGCAAGAAACGTGTCCGCGACCTGTTCAAGTAA
- a CDS encoding DUF3365 domain-containing protein: MTHTRSRQVATTHNQSFFYIALHKEFRMRRSSTFISVFSLAVVASCTLPILFSGCGTSEASSSATPTGISPQKFADGVHAVMMADRTVYATHVVTNLKKQGAPVTADEYWKDSTNAIPLPAQMFRMGAELVDENPQAGFKYALRSQWPLNEQHTAQTDLEQEALKYISDNPGENFYGEETLGGKKYFVAVYPDRAVAEACWTCHNEHPNRGESYPEFAKDDVMGGVLVRIPMP; the protein is encoded by the coding sequence ATGACCCATACGCGATCCCGGCAGGTCGCGACCACTCACAATCAATCGTTTTTCTACATTGCACTCCACAAGGAATTCCGCATGCGTCGTTCGTCAACTTTCATTTCTGTTTTCTCCCTTGCAGTGGTTGCTAGCTGCACACTTCCAATACTGTTCTCCGGTTGCGGAACATCGGAAGCCAGCTCGTCGGCGACGCCGACAGGAATCTCGCCGCAGAAGTTCGCGGACGGGGTGCACGCCGTCATGATGGCTGATCGAACGGTTTACGCGACTCATGTAGTGACGAATCTCAAGAAACAGGGCGCGCCGGTCACTGCAGATGAGTACTGGAAAGACAGCACCAACGCGATTCCATTGCCCGCACAAATGTTTCGAATGGGGGCGGAGCTTGTCGACGAAAACCCGCAAGCCGGGTTCAAGTACGCGTTGCGAAGCCAATGGCCGCTGAACGAGCAGCATACAGCGCAAACGGATTTGGAACAGGAAGCGCTGAAGTACATCTCGGACAACCCCGGTGAGAACTTTTACGGCGAAGAAACCCTTGGCGGCAAAAAGTATTTCGTCGCCGTGTATCCCGACAGGGCTGTCGCAGAGGCCTGTTGGACTTGCCACAACGAGCATCCCAATCGAGGCGAATCGTACCCCGAGTTTGCCAAAGACGATGTCATGGGTGGCGTCTTGGTGCGCATTCCCATGCCCTAG
- a CDS encoding cytochrome c3 family protein — translation MTTPNQTPEDRESLPVGDSNCETATDSVVNSTANTGHRTAWVTWAALSAGVIGVFLYGIYVPASQIQSAMLPGETTHGHHQIELACNVCHSPKADPSDHDAANVMQNACIECHGQQLQDANDTHPAKKFNDPVNAEKLLVLNAQDCLTCHREHVPEQTQPMGLTMPSDYCWHCHQDVAQSRPSHQAMAFDSCATAGCHNYHDNRALYEKFLDDHHGEPDLIDQGRVPRRDIITPWQQNHPERHALDQNASDAPDTVSATNAILNDWADTAHASAGVNCTDCHQIDSLWSDSVSMQQCETCHQRQVETFQTGKHGMRLAAGLSPMKPELARLPMHSGAAHRELNCSACHSGHRFDTQFAAVQACLSCHADSHSLAYQGSAHAELWSAETMGEAAAGSGVSCATCHLPRLNDGDSVWVNHDQNAGLRPSETMARQVCLHCHSLEYSLSALSDPHLLRNCFSSPVIVRTKSVEMAHQWFESKKRSRTRRSPTP, via the coding sequence ATGACGACACCAAACCAGACTCCCGAGGACCGGGAATCATTGCCGGTAGGCGACAGCAATTGCGAGACCGCAACTGACTCTGTCGTGAACTCCACTGCGAACACCGGGCACCGAACAGCGTGGGTGACGTGGGCGGCTCTCAGCGCGGGAGTGATCGGAGTGTTTTTGTACGGAATCTATGTTCCTGCTTCGCAAATCCAATCAGCAATGCTGCCGGGCGAAACCACGCATGGTCACCATCAAATTGAGCTGGCGTGCAATGTTTGTCACTCGCCCAAAGCCGATCCATCGGACCATGATGCCGCCAACGTGATGCAGAACGCTTGTATCGAGTGCCATGGTCAGCAGCTCCAGGACGCGAACGACACGCATCCGGCTAAGAAGTTTAATGATCCGGTGAATGCCGAAAAGCTTCTGGTGTTGAATGCTCAAGACTGTTTGACGTGCCATCGAGAGCACGTCCCCGAGCAGACGCAGCCCATGGGTCTGACCATGCCGAGCGACTACTGCTGGCACTGCCATCAAGATGTTGCTCAGTCGCGACCAAGTCACCAAGCCATGGCGTTTGATAGCTGCGCCACTGCGGGCTGCCACAACTACCACGACAACCGTGCCCTGTACGAAAAATTCTTGGACGACCACCATGGCGAACCGGACTTGATCGACCAAGGCAGGGTTCCCCGGCGTGACATCATCACGCCATGGCAACAGAATCATCCCGAGCGACATGCCCTGGATCAGAATGCGTCGGATGCCCCCGACACGGTCTCGGCTACGAATGCAATTCTGAACGACTGGGCCGACACCGCCCACGCATCGGCCGGTGTGAATTGCACCGATTGCCACCAGATAGACTCGCTCTGGTCAGACTCGGTTTCGATGCAGCAGTGCGAAACGTGTCACCAACGTCAAGTCGAGACGTTTCAAACGGGCAAGCACGGGATGCGTTTGGCCGCGGGGTTGTCGCCGATGAAACCCGAGTTGGCAAGACTGCCGATGCATTCCGGTGCGGCACACCGTGAATTGAACTGTTCGGCGTGCCACAGCGGACATCGGTTTGACACCCAGTTTGCGGCCGTTCAGGCGTGCCTGTCCTGTCACGCCGATTCTCACTCGCTCGCTTATCAGGGTTCTGCGCACGCTGAGCTTTGGTCGGCCGAGACGATGGGTGAGGCAGCAGCCGGGTCTGGAGTCAGTTGTGCCACCTGTCACCTGCCACGTCTGAATGACGGCGATTCCGTGTGGGTCAATCACGATCAAAACGCTGGATTGCGTCCCAGCGAAACGATGGCACGACAAGTCTGTCTTCATTGCCATTCGCTGGAGTATTCGCTAAGTGCGTTGAGCGACCCACATTTGTTGCGGAACTGTTTTTCGTCGCCCGTCATCGTTCGAACCAAGAGCGTGGAGATGGCCCACCAGTGGTTCGAATCTAAGAAGCGAAGTCGTACCCGTCGAAGTCCAACTCCATGA
- a CDS encoding FAD-dependent oxidoreductase: protein MSTVLQARQSQIKDCSASPQNESVVVKQRLVIVGGGMSAFGLCDRLVRRKSIQRYAVTVYGDEPTPAYDRVNLSKLFSESNAEKLLLASPQWYAEHSIKLITGRRIRSIDRESREVIDDQDERIPYDRLILATGSHAFLPPVPGIRSQGVFVYRSLQDLQDIKSFIETNSVSNGVVIGGGLLGLEAAKILSDAGVAVSVVEMAPGLMPRQLDAKGAALLKTRVESMGLEVSLVRRLHCIETESPGRLRLDFENAESVSVGIVIVAAGVRPNDDLARGCGLPVGQRGGIVVDDTLTTADPLIHAIGECVSHRSHVYGLVAPCYRMADVLAHRLSGESATFLGADESAELKLMGVQVATLGRALGDSPGGIPLINQDEHGYRKILLEQGRIVGASCVGDWNELPQVRQAINRQQQMWPWQRRRFMRTGSPWAPSGAWPVAEWPSDSVVCACLGISKGTLTEMIESGCEDLNQLSARCGAATACGSCRPLVQELVTGTPEVVAAPGTRTLITASLVGMLAAVMLLLLPPITMADSVQSGMRSIDVLWRSDFLRQVTGFTLLGVLSLGMLFSLRKRIIRFRWGQYAWWRVLHGILGTATLFCFAVHTGLRLGSNLNLVLSCSFIAAALVGAFSGVAVGLESSLPRRYAMLFRQWRPRLTKWHLWMTWPIPVLIALHVFSFYWFSD from the coding sequence ATGTCCACTGTGCTTCAAGCTCGCCAATCGCAAATCAAAGACTGCTCTGCAAGTCCCCAGAACGAGAGCGTCGTGGTCAAGCAACGATTGGTAATTGTCGGTGGAGGCATGTCAGCGTTCGGTTTGTGCGATCGGCTTGTTCGCCGAAAATCCATCCAGCGGTATGCAGTCACAGTTTATGGAGACGAGCCGACACCCGCCTATGACCGGGTCAACCTTTCCAAACTCTTTTCCGAATCCAACGCTGAAAAGCTACTGCTGGCGTCGCCTCAATGGTACGCCGAGCATTCGATCAAGCTGATCACGGGACGTCGAATTCGATCCATCGATCGCGAGAGTCGAGAGGTGATCGATGATCAAGACGAGCGGATTCCATATGATCGTTTGATCTTGGCGACAGGGTCCCATGCGTTTTTGCCGCCAGTTCCTGGAATCCGCTCGCAAGGTGTTTTCGTCTATCGGTCGCTGCAGGATCTACAGGACATCAAGTCATTCATCGAGACCAATAGCGTTAGCAACGGAGTGGTGATCGGTGGCGGCTTGCTCGGACTGGAAGCGGCAAAGATCCTGAGCGATGCGGGTGTGGCGGTCTCCGTTGTCGAAATGGCGCCTGGTTTGATGCCTCGGCAATTGGATGCCAAGGGCGCAGCATTATTGAAAACAAGAGTCGAGTCGATGGGGCTGGAGGTGTCACTCGTCCGGCGTCTGCATTGCATCGAAACAGAAAGCCCTGGGCGTTTGAGACTCGACTTCGAGAATGCCGAAAGCGTCAGCGTCGGGATCGTGATCGTTGCTGCGGGAGTGCGTCCCAACGACGACTTGGCTCGCGGCTGCGGGTTGCCGGTGGGGCAGCGGGGTGGAATCGTGGTCGATGACACGTTGACGACTGCGGATCCCTTGATCCACGCGATCGGCGAGTGCGTCAGCCATCGAAGCCACGTCTACGGTTTGGTCGCACCGTGTTACCGCATGGCGGATGTGTTGGCACATCGACTCTCCGGTGAGTCGGCCACGTTTCTGGGAGCTGATGAATCGGCTGAGCTCAAGCTGATGGGGGTACAGGTTGCGACGCTTGGTCGAGCCTTGGGTGATTCCCCCGGCGGCATCCCGCTGATCAATCAAGATGAGCATGGATATCGAAAGATTTTGCTGGAGCAAGGACGGATCGTGGGCGCCTCGTGCGTCGGTGATTGGAACGAGTTGCCTCAAGTGAGGCAAGCGATCAATCGTCAGCAGCAGATGTGGCCTTGGCAGCGAAGAAGGTTCATGCGAACAGGCAGTCCATGGGCACCCTCGGGTGCATGGCCGGTCGCTGAATGGCCGAGCGATAGTGTGGTTTGTGCCTGTCTGGGGATCAGCAAAGGCACGCTGACGGAAATGATCGAGTCAGGTTGTGAGGATCTGAACCAACTGTCTGCTCGATGCGGTGCCGCGACCGCCTGTGGCAGTTGTCGACCATTGGTTCAGGAGCTCGTGACAGGCACACCAGAGGTGGTTGCTGCTCCCGGCACGCGCACATTGATCACCGCATCGTTGGTGGGAATGTTGGCCGCTGTGATGTTGCTGTTGTTGCCACCCATTACGATGGCCGATTCGGTGCAATCCGGCATGCGATCGATCGATGTGCTCTGGCGATCGGATTTCCTCAGACAAGTCACCGGCTTCACTTTGCTCGGAGTCCTGTCGCTGGGGATGCTTTTCTCACTACGCAAACGAATCATTCGTTTCAGATGGGGCCAGTATGCTTGGTGGCGTGTGTTGCACGGAATTCTCGGCACTGCCACTCTGTTTTGCTTCGCGGTTCACACTGGCCTGCGACTGGGCAGCAATCTCAATCTTGTGCTTTCGTGCAGCTTCATCGCCGCCGCGTTGGTCGGCGCATTCTCTGGGGTCGCGGTCGGACTGGAGTCATCACTGCCGCGTCGATACGCGATGTTGTTTCGTCAATGGCGTCCCCGTCTGACGAAGTGGCACCTATGGATGACATGGCCGATACCGGTGCTGATCGCCCTGCATGTCTTCAGTTTCTATTGGTTCAGTGACTGA